In one Zobellia galactanivorans genomic region, the following are encoded:
- a CDS encoding sugar porter family MFS transporter, producing MDRVVRRKTFFVALVVSIGGFLFGFDAGIISGVISYVTPEFGLNDAQTGWAVSSPSFAAMFSMLFAGRLSDMLGRKKILLVVAFLYALSALLSAYASSYEMLYITRMIGGVAFGAALVLAPTYIAEISNAENRGKLVSMQQLNIVLGFFAAFLCNNILNGLNGPGSLYLNDQTVWRWMLGVELFPALLYLILMFFVPRSPRWLYQKNFKEEAKAVLISLHGIEKAEAEEESIERNIEAQSKNKEVSIMTLLKPSLRFVLVVGLILGVIQQVTGINAVYFYATSIFKQTGIGTDAAFTSGVLLSFTTVVFTVLALFLIDRLGRRPLLLSGLVGIGISMLLCAYAFNNATYELKTETSGNLNMLDQDKLFQVSNIKFENDVDFKNAMKSTFGIREFTKNEGAIMEAATTMNPNLVLIGILGFIACFAFSLGPVMWVMLSEMYPNKYRGLVIGVIGFVNSLASWLVQQFFPWELSNLGNAMSFFIFGVLAIIGFAVLYRILPETKGKSLEELEKELIRE from the coding sequence ATGGATAGAGTAGTTCGTCGAAAGACGTTTTTTGTGGCCCTCGTTGTTTCCATTGGTGGTTTTCTCTTTGGTTTTGATGCCGGTATTATATCGGGTGTTATTTCCTATGTTACGCCAGAATTTGGTTTGAACGATGCACAAACGGGATGGGCGGTAAGTTCCCCTTCTTTTGCGGCCATGTTTTCCATGCTGTTTGCCGGTAGGCTGAGTGATATGTTGGGGAGAAAGAAAATTCTCTTGGTCGTAGCTTTCCTGTATGCACTTTCTGCCCTTTTGTCGGCATATGCCAGCTCTTACGAAATGCTATATATAACCCGAATGATAGGGGGTGTGGCCTTTGGGGCGGCCCTCGTATTGGCTCCTACTTATATTGCCGAAATATCCAATGCGGAGAATAGGGGCAAACTGGTTTCCATGCAGCAGTTGAATATAGTACTCGGCTTTTTTGCGGCTTTTCTGTGCAATAACATTTTAAACGGTCTCAATGGTCCCGGTAGTCTTTATTTGAACGATCAAACGGTCTGGCGATGGATGCTCGGGGTCGAGTTGTTTCCTGCCCTTCTTTATTTGATTTTGATGTTTTTCGTTCCACGGAGTCCCCGTTGGTTGTACCAAAAAAACTTCAAGGAAGAAGCCAAAGCGGTCTTGATAAGTCTTCACGGCATCGAAAAGGCCGAGGCCGAAGAGGAAAGTATAGAAAGAAATATTGAGGCACAGAGCAAGAATAAAGAGGTATCGATTATGACCTTGTTGAAGCCCTCATTGCGGTTTGTGCTGGTCGTAGGCCTTATTCTGGGCGTAATCCAGCAGGTTACAGGTATAAATGCGGTGTATTTTTATGCGACGAGTATTTTCAAACAAACCGGTATAGGAACCGATGCCGCCTTTACTTCGGGGGTTCTTTTAAGTTTTACTACCGTAGTGTTTACCGTATTGGCCCTCTTCCTTATCGATAGACTGGGCAGAAGACCCTTGCTGTTATCCGGTTTGGTAGGAATAGGCATTAGTATGCTCTTGTGTGCGTACGCCTTTAACAATGCCACATATGAACTCAAGACCGAAACTAGTGGCAACCTAAATATGCTAGATCAAGACAAGCTGTTTCAGGTGAGCAACATCAAATTTGAAAATGACGTAGATTTTAAAAATGCCATGAAATCTACTTTCGGAATACGGGAATTCACCAAGAATGAAGGGGCGATTATGGAAGCGGCTACAACCATGAACCCTAATTTGGTACTGATCGGAATTCTAGGGTTTATAGCGTGTTTCGCTTTTTCCTTAGGCCCGGTAATGTGGGTGATGCTTTCTGAAATGTATCCCAATAAGTACAGGGGCTTGGTCATTGGTGTCATTGGTTTTGTCAATAGTCTTGCAAGTTGGTTGGTACAACAGTTTTTCCCTTGGGAATTATCCAACCTAGGCAATGCCATGAGTTTTTTCATTTTCGGCGTACTGGCCATAATCGGTTTTGCCGTACTGTACAGAATACTGCCGGAAACCAAGGGGAAGTCTTTAGAAGAACTTGAAAAAGAATTAATCAGAGAATGA
- a CDS encoding glycoside hydrolase family 43 protein, translated as MSTIQNPILTGFNPDPSICRVGDDYYIATSTFEWFPGVQIHHSRDLKNWKLIARPLNRISQLDMRGNPDSCGVWAPCLSYDKGTFYLVYSNVRSFDGVWKDTPNYLVTTNDITGDWSEPIYLSSRGFDGSLFHDTNGKKWFLNMLVDHRNGRFFGGIEMQAYDAEQKKLVGEVHYLTPGTALGLSEGPHLYQKDEFYYIVLAEGGTEYGHAMTVGRSKDIFGPYEFHPNNPLVSAASDKTNPLQKSGHGDLVQTQKGDWYAVFLVGRPLTVHGNCTLGRETAIEEVVWRDDWPYLKGGSRVPRQEIPLPDLPEFPFEKSPERVDFDSSEIPIDFQSLRVPISGEWCSLSHRKGYLRLYGRESLNSLHYQSLLARRVQAFHVQVSTCIEFRPENIHHMAGLVFYYNAGHYHYACITANIEGTKKYLCVISSDNFKMSFQEELEDTTAYEAVYLRGVMNRNRLQFYWSADGNNFKELGEELDASILSDDYVRDGRSRYRPAFTGSFVGICCQDLAMHNHHADFKWFEYKELDG; from the coding sequence ATGAGTACGATACAAAATCCGATATTGACAGGCTTTAACCCTGATCCCTCAATATGTAGGGTAGGAGACGATTACTATATTGCCACATCTACCTTTGAGTGGTTCCCTGGGGTACAGATCCACCATTCCAGGGATTTGAAAAACTGGAAATTGATAGCGCGCCCCCTAAACCGTATATCACAATTGGATATGCGGGGAAATCCCGATTCGTGCGGGGTTTGGGCTCCATGTCTTTCTTATGACAAGGGTACCTTTTATTTGGTATACTCCAACGTTAGGTCTTTTGACGGGGTATGGAAGGACACACCGAACTATTTGGTGACCACAAACGATATTACGGGAGATTGGAGCGAACCGATCTATCTGTCCTCAAGAGGGTTTGACGGCTCCCTTTTTCATGATACGAATGGTAAAAAATGGTTTCTGAACATGCTGGTTGATCACCGCAATGGCCGTTTTTTCGGAGGGATTGAAATGCAGGCCTATGATGCGGAACAAAAGAAACTCGTAGGCGAGGTACATTACCTCACGCCTGGCACGGCATTGGGACTGTCCGAAGGCCCCCACCTATATCAAAAAGACGAATTCTATTATATTGTTTTGGCTGAAGGAGGAACGGAGTATGGCCATGCCATGACCGTTGGAAGAAGTAAGGATATCTTCGGACCCTATGAGTTTCACCCCAATAACCCATTGGTCTCGGCGGCTAGCGACAAAACAAATCCTTTACAAAAATCAGGACACGGCGATTTGGTACAGACCCAGAAGGGCGATTGGTATGCCGTTTTTTTGGTGGGAAGGCCCCTGACCGTACACGGGAATTGTACACTAGGAAGGGAAACGGCCATAGAGGAAGTGGTTTGGAGGGATGACTGGCCCTATCTGAAAGGCGGAAGCCGAGTGCCAAGGCAAGAGATCCCCTTACCCGATTTACCTGAATTTCCTTTTGAAAAGTCCCCCGAAAGGGTAGATTTCGACAGTTCGGAAATCCCTATCGATTTTCAGTCACTTCGGGTGCCCATTTCAGGGGAATGGTGTAGCCTTTCCCATAGAAAGGGGTATTTAAGGCTCTATGGAAGGGAGTCGTTGAATTCCCTCCATTATCAAAGTCTTTTGGCAAGAAGGGTTCAGGCCTTTCATGTTCAGGTTTCTACCTGTATAGAGTTTCGCCCCGAAAATATCCATCATATGGCCGGCTTGGTGTTTTATTACAATGCGGGCCATTATCATTATGCCTGTATCACCGCTAATATCGAAGGTACGAAAAAGTACTTGTGTGTGATCTCTTCCGATAACTTTAAGATGAGTTTTCAAGAAGAACTGGAAGATACCACGGCCTATGAAGCGGTATACCTTAGGGGGGTGATGAACAGGAACCGTTTACAGTTTTATTGGAGTGCCGATGGCAATAATTTCAAAGAACTAGGCGAGGAGCTCGATGCGAGCATTTTGTCGGATGATTATGTGCGCGATGGAAGAAGTAGGTATCGACCGGCGTTTACGGGGAGTTTCGTAGGCATTTGTTGTCAAGATCTGGCCATGCATAACCATCATGCCGATTTCAAATGGTTTGAGTATAAAGAATTGGATGGGTAA